Proteins found in one Vallitalea okinawensis genomic segment:
- a CDS encoding putative ABC transporter permease translates to MKHLSRRIIVFIFGGIAYILLEILHHGKSHWSMFLCGGTCIMLGDLVNEKKPKMSILKQSCLITAIILLAEYVTGLIVNVWLKLKVWDYSQFKFHLNGQICLNYATLWFLLSPLLIWSGDTIRWLLFNEAKPLSLLNTYKGLVSTKKTCKI, encoded by the coding sequence TTGAAACATTTATCCCGAAGAATTATAGTTTTTATATTTGGTGGAATCGCATACATTCTCCTTGAAATTCTACATCATGGTAAAAGTCACTGGTCCATGTTTTTATGCGGTGGTACATGCATTATGTTAGGGGATTTAGTTAATGAAAAGAAACCTAAAATGAGTATTCTTAAGCAATCATGTTTAATAACAGCTATTATACTCTTAGCTGAATATGTAACAGGACTCATCGTCAATGTATGGTTAAAGCTGAAGGTTTGGGATTATAGTCAGTTCAAATTTCATTTGAATGGTCAAATCTGTTTAAATTATGCTACCTTATGGTTTTTGCTTTCACCATTATTGATATGGTCAGGAGATACCATACGCTGGCTATTATTTAATGAGGCGAAACCTCTCTCCTTGCTCAATACTTATAAGGGATTAGTCTCAACTAAAAAAACATGTAAAATATAA
- the sugE gene encoding quaternary ammonium compound efflux SMR transporter SugE has protein sequence MSWFYLIIAGVFEVVWAAGLKYSNGFTRLYPSIITVIGMIISFYFLSIATKTLPIGTAYAIWTGIGALGSIIVGIILFKEPFSLLRVLFLMLILIGILGLKLTSTSH, from the coding sequence ATGTCATGGTTTTATTTAATTATTGCAGGTGTATTTGAAGTAGTATGGGCTGCGGGACTAAAATATTCTAATGGATTTACCCGATTATACCCCTCAATCATTACGGTAATTGGTATGATCATCAGTTTTTACTTTTTGTCCATTGCTACTAAGACTTTACCCATAGGAACAGCATATGCTATATGGACTGGAATAGGTGCTCTTGGTTCTATTATTGTTGGTATTATTCTCTTTAAGGAACCTTTTAGCTTATTACGTGTTCTATTTTTAATGTTAATACTTATAGGTATTTTAGGGCTAAAACTAACATCAACTAGCCATTAA
- a CDS encoding recombinase family protein: MYKGAAYIRVSTTEQIEFSPEAQKKAILAYTEKNNITIDPEHFFTDEGFSGRKAEKRPAFMRMIKIAKTKPKPFDLIIVHRFDRFARNREDSVVYKSLLKKEQGIRVISVTEQLEDDKFSIILESMLEAMAEYYSLNLADEVKKGMTEKARRGGFQAKPPLGYDIFEKGKPPMVVEEEAPIIKYIFDKFANEGSVPSIIAQQLNDMGYRTRNQNRFETRGIVYILNNPIYCGYTRWNYRKKNKVNDPAEWIINQGEHELIVTKELWDQAQVILANSRNVDSKKARPSSEYKHWLSGVMKCSYCNGAMTYAQTHGYEYFRCNKKMKGSCNHSNYIRVNILEEAILGKLQKDMHNVEYFVDNMDADEDDFELKMLHKQLEQLDRKLHRIKEAYIAEIDSLEEYKCNKDKLLREETQINNQIALVENQLINQKKESFKTYMISTYQYLKDESRPIAERNKVLKAIVKYIKVDQPNEKLTIRYYLREEAIENR, from the coding sequence ATGTATAAGGGAGCAGCTTATATAAGAGTAAGTACTACTGAACAAATAGAGTTTTCTCCTGAAGCACAAAAGAAAGCTATTCTTGCTTATACTGAAAAGAATAATATTACCATTGATCCTGAACATTTTTTTACTGATGAAGGATTCTCAGGACGCAAAGCAGAAAAAAGACCTGCTTTTATGAGAATGATTAAAATAGCCAAAACTAAACCTAAGCCCTTTGATTTGATTATCGTCCATCGTTTTGATCGATTTGCACGAAATAGAGAGGATAGTGTTGTTTATAAATCATTACTCAAAAAAGAGCAGGGAATTAGGGTCATAAGTGTAACAGAACAGTTAGAGGATGATAAGTTCTCTATCATTCTGGAATCGATGCTAGAAGCGATGGCAGAGTATTATTCACTTAATCTTGCGGATGAAGTTAAGAAGGGTATGACAGAAAAAGCTAGAAGAGGTGGATTCCAGGCCAAGCCTCCCTTAGGCTATGATATTTTTGAAAAAGGGAAGCCACCTATGGTTGTAGAAGAAGAAGCTCCTATTATTAAGTATATTTTTGATAAATTTGCTAATGAGGGTTCAGTCCCCAGCATTATAGCTCAACAGCTAAATGATATGGGATATAGGACAAGAAATCAGAATAGATTTGAAACGAGAGGGATTGTCTATATTCTAAATAACCCTATTTATTGTGGGTATACACGTTGGAATTATAGAAAGAAGAATAAGGTAAATGACCCAGCGGAGTGGATAATTAATCAGGGAGAACATGAGTTAATAGTTACTAAAGAACTTTGGGATCAAGCTCAAGTCATATTAGCCAATTCAAGAAATGTAGACAGCAAGAAAGCTAGACCTAGTAGCGAGTACAAACATTGGTTATCTGGAGTGATGAAGTGTTCATACTGTAATGGTGCTATGACCTATGCACAAACCCATGGCTATGAATATTTTAGATGTAATAAAAAGATGAAAGGTTCTTGTAACCACAGTAATTATATTAGAGTAAACATTTTAGAAGAAGCTATACTTGGTAAATTACAAAAAGATATGCACAATGTTGAATATTTTGTGGATAACATGGATGCTGATGAAGATGATTTCGAACTAAAGATGTTACATAAGCAACTTGAGCAATTAGATAGAAAACTTCATCGTATAAAAGAGGCGTATATAGCAGAAATTGATAGCTTAGAAGAATATAAGTGTAATAAAGATAAGCTTCTTAGAGAAGAAACCCAAATTAACAATCAAATAGCTTTAGTAGAAAATCAATTGATAAACCAAAAGAAGGAAAGTTTTAAAACCTATATGATATCAACTTATCAATATCTAAAGGATGAATCTCGACCTATAGCTGAACGTAATAAGGTCTTAAAAGCCATCGTTAAGTATATTAAAGTTGACCAACCTAATGAAAAGCTAACTATTCGGTATTATTTAAGGGAAGAGGCTATCGAAAACAGATAA
- a CDS encoding peptidoglycan-binding domain-containing protein, with product MTQWGSKYQGDQGFSSIEILRSAYGDDIYIETAEEVSGIPASWPGSNLQQGSQGSNVRTIQEQLNAVSNNYPAIQKIRVDGVFGPETVEAVKKFQSIFGLPPNGIVDYPTWYRISDIFVAVTRLAELQ from the coding sequence ATGACCCAATGGGGTAGTAAATACCAAGGTGATCAAGGATTTTCGTCAATTGAAATTTTACGTAGTGCTTATGGTGATGATATTTATATAGAAACCGCTGAAGAAGTATCTGGTATTCCTGCTTCATGGCCAGGGAGTAATTTACAGCAAGGTTCTCAAGGCAGTAATGTAAGAACCATCCAAGAACAACTTAACGCTGTATCTAACAATTATCCTGCTATACAAAAAATCAGAGTCGATGGTGTTTTCGGTCCAGAAACTGTAGAAGCAGTTAAGAAATTTCAGTCCATTTTTGGTTTACCTCCTAACGGAATCGTTGACTATCCTACATGGTATAGAATTTCTGACATATTTGTGGCTGTTACACGGCTAGCTGAACTACAATAA
- a CDS encoding DUF4397 domain-containing protein, with protein sequence MTNIRFFHAAPNAPNVDIYLNEDLVVEGLTYSKFTPYIPVKPGDYTVEINKAGTNQLILKSDIAIPDNLIYTMAIIGMPSDPSLVAIEDPRIPIPKGKVAVRFGHLSPNAPAVDVRVADGPVVFEDVSYKTVTDYVDIDPGKYTFEVTAADSDKAVLIVPNINFKGNRFYSVYAIGLINMDPPLQVVIPLDGNSYL encoded by the coding sequence ATGACAAATATTCGTTTTTTTCATGCTGCACCTAATGCACCGAATGTAGATATCTACTTAAATGAAGATTTAGTAGTAGAAGGTTTAACCTATTCAAAGTTTACCCCCTACATCCCTGTTAAGCCAGGTGATTATACTGTTGAGATTAATAAAGCAGGAACAAATCAATTGATCTTAAAAAGCGATATTGCTATTCCTGATAATCTCATCTACACAATGGCCATTATTGGAATGCCTTCTGATCCATCATTGGTTGCCATTGAAGATCCAAGAATACCTATTCCTAAAGGTAAAGTGGCCGTCCGATTCGGTCATTTATCTCCAAACGCACCTGCTGTTGATGTACGTGTAGCTGATGGACCTGTTGTGTTTGAAGATGTCTCCTACAAGACTGTAACGGATTATGTTGATATTGATCCAGGTAAATATACTTTTGAAGTTACAGCAGCTGATAGCGATAAAGCCGTACTTATTGTTCCTAATATTAATTTTAAGGGTAATCGATTCTATTCCGTATATGCTATCGGTTTAATCAATATGGATCCACCGCTTCAAGTGGTTATCCCACTAGATGGCAACTCATATCTATAA